One genomic window of Cannabis sativa cultivar Pink pepper isolate KNU-18-1 chromosome 2, ASM2916894v1, whole genome shotgun sequence includes the following:
- the LOC115718897 gene encoding probable NAD(P)H dehydrogenase (quinone) FQR1-like 3 yields MTTTKIYIVYYSLYGHVETMAREIQRGANAVQDVEATLWQVPETLSNLILQKMKAPSKADDVPEIKPEQLSEADGFVFGFPSRFGVMAAQCKAFFEATHQLWEKQALAGKPAGIFWSTGFHGGGQELTALTAVTQLAHHGMIYVPIGYTFGSGMFEMNEVKGGSPYGAGTYAADGSREPTELELKQAFYQGKYVAEMAKKLKH; encoded by the exons ATGACTACCACAAAGATCTATATAGT GTACTACTCTCTGTATGGACATGTAGAGACTATGGCGCGAGAGATCCAGCGAGGTGCTAATGCTGTCCAAGATGTTGAAGCAACACTTTGGCAG GTACCTGAAACACTCTCAAATTTGATACTGCAAAAAATGAAGGCCCCTTCCAAGGCAGATGATGTGCCAGAGATCAAGCCTGAACAACTTTCGGAGGCTGATGGCTTTGTGTTCGGCTTTCCTTCTCGTTTTGGTGTAATGGCTGCTCAATGCAAAGCCTTCTTTGAGGCTACTCACCAACTATGGGAAAAACAAGCACTTGCTGGTAAACCAGCTGGTATATTTTGGAGTACTGGTTTCCATGGGGGAGGCCAAGAGCTTACTGC ATTAACAGCCGTGACTCAATTGGCACATCATGGTATGATATATGTCCCTATTGGGTACACATTCGGAAGTGGAATGTTTGAGATGAATGAGGTAAAGGGTGGCTCTCCTTATGGTGCTGGGACATATGCTGCAGATGGGTCTCGTGAGCCTACGGAGCTTGAACTTAAGCAAGCCTTTTACCAGGGTAAATATGTTGCAGAAATGGCCAAAAAGCTCAAACATTGA